Proteins co-encoded in one Flavobacterium sp. M31R6 genomic window:
- a CDS encoding outer membrane beta-barrel family protein, with the protein MKKLNLTLVLFFLLFGLSNFAQQGPLTFSKIKVTGKIVDKNSNQPLEDATVTLKNQKNPKALSGGITNKKGEFEADVVPGNYDITIEFISFKSIEIKGKNITKKTSLGTIALEDDASQLNEVVVRAEKSSVEIKLDKKVYNVGQDMMVKGGTVSDVLDNVPSVSVDTEGNVSLRGSDNVRILIDGRPSYAVNIAEALRQLPADAIDKVEVITNPSARYDAEGGSGIINIILKKGKNQGFNGTIIASTGIPETYGLSANVNYKTEKLNYFTTAGYNHRTNEGGGKTNSEYFNEDGSIKNFLDEDRDTKRTRDGFNGRAGVEWTVAPNTYWTNAINYEKNTGDDKDLINYNNYDAAHIFTASTYRLNNGDTGSENVSYTSNLIKNFNDKGHKLTVDGSISRNTDDSQSIITGSNNYNNTLNNQVQKQAQFQADYVLPLGEGSQFEAGYKGNFGDLNNEYYVLDDQGVRIDNLSNTLEYKENINAVYTQYGFKKNKFSYLFGLRWEDTNVHVNLLDTNDFNTKKYNNLFPSAFISYQISDQSNFTTSYSKRLTRPRGRFMNPAVNYSSNVNIFQGNPDLDPSLTDKFDIGYIKRWDKVTFNTSAYFENTKDVFSFVRSPTGDEVNGIPVIKSQPINLGKEQKFGFEFTLNYNPFKIWRINSNFNLYNVKTTGEHSYTDTNGVLVVQNLDNQANTWFARVNSKLTLPYKIDWQLNATYNGEQKTAQGKNLGQFSMNTAFSKDLMKDKATLAFNISDIFNTRIMRSYTYLENQTSYSEMQFRKRQFNLSFTYRFNKSKSDKEKTQPKNEGGGDADFPG; encoded by the coding sequence ATGAAAAAATTAAACCTCACTCTAGTTCTTTTCTTTTTACTTTTTGGACTGTCTAACTTTGCTCAACAAGGCCCTCTGACATTTAGCAAAATCAAAGTGACTGGAAAAATTGTAGACAAAAATAGCAATCAACCTCTAGAAGATGCTACTGTCACCTTAAAAAATCAAAAAAATCCTAAAGCCCTTTCTGGTGGAATTACAAATAAAAAAGGGGAATTTGAAGCTGATGTAGTTCCAGGAAATTATGATATTACTATTGAATTCATTTCGTTTAAATCAATCGAGATAAAAGGAAAAAACATAACCAAAAAAACTTCACTGGGTACCATTGCACTTGAAGATGATGCTTCACAACTGAACGAAGTAGTTGTTCGTGCCGAAAAATCATCTGTTGAAATCAAACTGGACAAAAAGGTGTACAACGTTGGCCAGGATATGATGGTAAAAGGTGGAACTGTAAGCGACGTTTTAGACAATGTTCCTTCTGTTTCTGTTGATACCGAAGGAAATGTAAGCTTGAGAGGAAGTGATAATGTCCGAATTTTAATTGATGGAAGACCGTCCTACGCTGTAAATATTGCAGAAGCTTTAAGACAACTTCCTGCTGATGCCATTGATAAAGTTGAAGTTATCACTAATCCATCAGCCCGATATGATGCGGAAGGTGGTTCTGGAATAATCAATATCATCCTTAAAAAAGGAAAAAACCAAGGCTTTAATGGAACTATTATAGCGTCAACAGGTATTCCTGAGACTTATGGTTTAAGCGCCAATGTGAATTATAAAACAGAAAAATTAAACTACTTCACTACTGCAGGCTACAATCACAGAACAAATGAAGGCGGCGGTAAAACTAATTCAGAATATTTTAACGAAGACGGTTCTATTAAAAACTTTTTAGATGAAGATCGTGATACAAAGAGAACCAGAGATGGTTTTAATGGAAGAGCTGGTGTTGAATGGACCGTGGCGCCAAATACTTATTGGACAAATGCAATCAATTACGAAAAAAACACTGGCGATGACAAAGATTTAATCAACTACAACAACTATGATGCAGCTCATATTTTCACAGCTTCAACTTACCGACTGAACAATGGAGATACTGGTAGTGAAAACGTCTCATATACTTCAAACTTAATCAAAAACTTCAACGACAAAGGACACAAACTTACCGTTGATGGTTCTATTTCAAGAAATACTGATGATAGCCAAAGTATTATTACCGGTTCTAACAATTATAACAATACCTTAAATAATCAAGTTCAGAAACAAGCACAATTTCAGGCTGATTATGTACTACCGCTAGGGGAAGGAAGTCAGTTTGAAGCTGGATATAAAGGTAATTTTGGCGATTTAAACAACGAATATTATGTTCTTGACGATCAAGGAGTAAGAATAGATAATTTATCAAATACTTTAGAATACAAAGAAAACATCAATGCTGTTTATACACAGTATGGTTTCAAAAAAAATAAATTTTCTTATTTATTTGGTTTACGTTGGGAAGACACTAATGTTCATGTAAACTTATTAGACACCAACGATTTTAATACTAAAAAATACAACAACTTGTTTCCAAGTGCTTTTATCAGTTATCAAATTTCAGATCAAAGTAACTTCACTACAAGCTACAGCAAACGTTTAACAAGACCAAGAGGACGTTTCATGAACCCTGCTGTAAACTATTCAAGTAATGTTAATATTTTTCAAGGAAATCCTGATCTAGATCCTTCCCTAACTGACAAATTTGATATTGGATATATCAAGCGTTGGGACAAAGTAACTTTTAATACATCTGCTTATTTTGAAAACACAAAAGATGTTTTCAGCTTTGTGCGATCTCCAACGGGCGATGAAGTAAATGGAATTCCAGTTATTAAAAGCCAACCTATTAACTTAGGAAAAGAACAAAAATTCGGTTTTGAGTTTACTTTAAATTACAACCCATTCAAAATATGGAGAATAAACAGTAATTTCAATTTGTATAATGTAAAAACAACTGGAGAGCACAGCTATACTGATACTAATGGTGTACTTGTAGTTCAGAATCTTGACAACCAAGCCAATACTTGGTTTGCAAGAGTGAATTCAAAACTAACATTACCATACAAAATCGACTGGCAATTGAATGCTACCTACAATGGTGAACAAAAAACGGCACAAGGTAAAAACTTAGGTCAGTTTAGCATGAACACTGCTTTCAGCAAAGATCTAATGAAAGACAAAGCAACATTAGCGTTCAATATTAGTGATATTTTCAACACTAGAATCATGAGATCGTATACGTATCTTGAAAACCAAACATCGTATAGTGAAATGCAATTTCGTAAACGTCAATTCAATTTATCATTCACCTATCGTTTCAACAAATCTAAAAGTGATAAAGAAAAGACACAACCTAAAAATGAAGGTGGTGGAGACGCCGATTTCCCAGGATAA
- a CDS encoding KUP/HAK/KT family potassium transporter, with protein MNKSTVQKVTAASLLVALGIIYGDIGTSPLYVMKAIIGQREISKLLVYGGISCIFWTLTFQTTFKYVLLTLSADNHGEGGVFSLYALVKRFGKGKLIIPTILGATTLLADGIITPPISVTSAVEGLGGIVPNIPILPIVIVIISGLFFFQRFGTQKVGFFFGPAMVVWFSMLFVLGFAQILEHPAILTALNPVYAYELLVEYPHGFWLLGAVFLCTTGAEALYSDLGHCGKSNIRTTWIFVKIALVVNYLGQASWLMNQSNHFLEGKNPFYTIMPQWFLFSGVIISTLAAIIASQALISGSFTLINEAVSLNFWPRVTMKNPTNLKGQIYIPSVNTILWIGCILMVLYFKTSSNMEAAYGFSITIAMLMTTVLLNYYLIYIKKLNRILIAVIITIFAIIEIAFFAANIVKIKERWMFLFFELFIFMTMYVWFFSRKINNRFVKFTNLTEHTARLEELSNDVTIPKYSTHLIYLSKADRNYEIEEKILNSIFSKKPKRADVYWFFHINRTNSPFDLNYEVIELLDDKVIKIVLNIGFRIQPKVELYFKRIVQNLVDNKELNLHIRADGSTKYNAEPDFKFVIIEKFLSVENEFAVRDGLLLNSYYILKNMSLSDTRAFGLDKSDVVIEEIPIVYQPISNLELERKVIS; from the coding sequence ATGAATAAATCAACGGTTCAAAAAGTAACAGCAGCTTCCCTTTTGGTGGCGCTCGGAATTATTTACGGAGATATAGGAACCAGTCCTTTATATGTTATGAAAGCCATTATAGGGCAAAGAGAAATATCGAAATTATTGGTTTATGGAGGGATTTCGTGTATATTTTGGACACTTACTTTTCAAACAACTTTCAAATATGTATTACTGACACTTTCAGCAGATAATCACGGTGAAGGTGGAGTTTTCTCGCTTTATGCTTTGGTTAAACGATTTGGAAAAGGAAAATTAATAATCCCAACCATTTTGGGTGCTACCACACTTTTGGCAGACGGAATTATTACGCCACCTATTTCTGTAACATCGGCTGTTGAAGGATTGGGTGGTATTGTTCCTAATATTCCAATTTTGCCAATTGTTATTGTTATTATTTCAGGATTATTCTTTTTTCAGCGTTTTGGAACACAAAAAGTCGGATTCTTTTTTGGGCCTGCCATGGTAGTTTGGTTTTCGATGCTTTTTGTATTGGGATTTGCCCAAATCTTGGAACATCCGGCAATCTTGACGGCTTTAAACCCTGTGTATGCTTATGAATTATTAGTCGAATATCCTCACGGATTTTGGTTGCTGGGAGCTGTTTTCCTTTGCACCACTGGAGCCGAAGCTTTGTATTCTGATTTGGGACATTGCGGCAAGAGTAATATTAGAACCACTTGGATCTTTGTAAAAATTGCATTGGTTGTTAATTATTTAGGACAGGCTTCTTGGTTAATGAATCAAAGCAATCATTTCTTGGAAGGAAAAAATCCTTTTTATACCATTATGCCACAATGGTTTTTATTTTCGGGTGTTATTATCTCGACTTTAGCGGCAATTATAGCCTCTCAAGCCTTGATTAGCGGATCATTTACCTTAATTAACGAAGCGGTTTCTCTTAATTTTTGGCCAAGAGTGACCATGAAAAACCCGACTAATTTGAAAGGGCAGATTTATATTCCATCGGTGAATACTATTTTGTGGATTGGATGTATTTTGATGGTTTTGTATTTTAAAACCTCTTCAAATATGGAAGCGGCTTATGGATTTTCGATTACCATAGCGATGCTGATGACTACTGTTCTTCTTAATTATTATTTGATTTATATTAAAAAATTAAACAGAATTTTAATTGCTGTAATCATAACCATTTTTGCAATTATAGAAATTGCTTTTTTTGCGGCCAATATTGTCAAAATTAAAGAACGTTGGATGTTTTTGTTTTTCGAACTATTTATATTTATGACAATGTATGTTTGGTTCTTTTCTCGAAAAATCAATAACAGATTTGTTAAATTCACTAATTTGACAGAGCATACTGCTAGGTTGGAGGAATTGAGTAATGATGTTACCATTCCGAAGTATTCTACACATTTAATTTATTTGTCAAAAGCAGACAGAAATTATGAAATTGAAGAGAAAATTTTGAATTCAATCTTTTCTAAAAAGCCAAAAAGAGCAGATGTGTATTGGTTTTTTCACATCAATAGAACCAATTCTCCTTTTGATTTAAATTATGAAGTTATTGAATTGTTGGATGATAAAGTAATCAAAATTGTATTGAATATTGGTTTCAGAATCCAACCAAAAGTGGAATTGTATTTTAAAAGAATAGTTCAAAATCTAGTTGATAATAAAGAACTGAATTTGCATATTCGTGCCGATGGTTCAACAAAATACAATGCTGAACCTGATTTTAAATTTGTTATAATTGAAAAATTCCTATCTGTCGAAAATGAATTTGCCGTAAGAGATGGACTTTTATTGAATTCCTATTATATATTAAAAAACATGTCACTATCGGATACTAGAGCTTTTGGACTTGACAAAAGTGACGTGGTAATTGAGGAAATTCCTATTGTCTATCAACCAATTTCTAATTTAGAACTGGAAAGGAAAGTGATTAGCTAG
- a CDS encoding CPBP family intramembrane glutamic endopeptidase encodes MFIEQGIDGNNKFWKYILGSIFIIGASFVGQLPMLGLLLFQTSFRGKVYPTTDEELMHFFEPNLNLFLLLISFVFALGGIYFTVRFLHKQEFISIVTSRKKMDWRRVFFSFFVWSLFTVLSTLLMCYLNPADFKINFQFIPFLILVVIATLLVPIQTSVEELVFRGYLMQGFANLSRNKWFPLLMTSSIFGLMHFFNPEVAKMGNIIMIYYIGTGLLLGIITLMDDGMELALGFHAANNLIGALLVTSDWSAFQTYSIFKDVSEPKAGLDIIFPVVVIYPLLLLIFGLKYNWSGWKEKLTGSIVK; translated from the coding sequence ATGTTTATAGAACAAGGAATTGACGGAAATAATAAATTTTGGAAATATATCTTAGGCTCAATATTTATAATTGGGGCTTCTTTTGTGGGACAATTGCCAATGTTGGGATTATTGTTGTTTCAAACATCTTTTAGAGGAAAAGTTTATCCAACCACTGATGAAGAATTAATGCATTTTTTTGAGCCAAATTTGAATTTGTTTTTACTACTTATTTCATTTGTGTTTGCTTTAGGTGGAATTTATTTTACTGTCCGCTTTTTGCATAAGCAAGAATTTATATCCATTGTTACATCCAGAAAAAAAATGGATTGGAGAAGAGTGTTTTTCTCTTTTTTTGTATGGTCACTATTTACAGTACTTTCAACACTGTTGATGTGTTATTTGAATCCAGCTGATTTTAAAATCAATTTTCAATTTATTCCTTTCTTGATTTTGGTCGTGATTGCCACTCTTTTGGTACCAATTCAAACCAGTGTAGAAGAATTAGTCTTTCGTGGTTATTTAATGCAGGGTTTTGCCAATTTATCCAGAAATAAATGGTTTCCGTTATTGATGACATCCAGTATTTTTGGATTAATGCATTTTTTTAATCCTGAAGTAGCCAAGATGGGGAATATAATTATGATTTACTATATTGGTACAGGCCTTTTGTTAGGGATAATAACTTTAATGGATGACGGAATGGAATTGGCTTTGGGTTTTCATGCTGCAAATAATTTAATTGGAGCATTATTGGTAACCTCAGATTGGTCTGCTTTTCAAACTTACTCTATTTTTAAAGATGTCTCAGAACCCAAGGCTGGACTTGATATTATCTTCCCTGTTGTTGTTATTTATCCTCTACTTTTGCTTATATTTGGCTTAAAATACAATTGGTCTGGTTGGAAAGAAAAACTAACGGGAAGTATTGTAAAATAG
- a CDS encoding L-serine ammonia-lyase, whose product MEECISVFDMLKIGVGPSSSHTLGPWRAAERFLNELRSEYDINAVKRVKVDLYGSLSLTGKGHATDLAIMLGLSGQDPEYIPIQDIDGIIKSIEAKNEIHLGNQIQIPFYFLQDIVFNKNFLPFHANGLTFTAYFSDEIEYSSTFYSIGGGFVVKEERENAQKKIAIKCAFPFPINKATELLAYCTKENKLISEIVYDNEKSMRPEAEIHHELMRIWNTMLECMYIGCHSEGILPGGLHVRRRAFDMHQNLIGLANYTNPQEWLEEIRKTEVKFRQILKWVSCFALAVNEVNAALGRVVTAPTNGSAGVIPSVLMYYLVIENHQAGEKEIKQFLMVAGEIGSIFKKGSTISAAMGGCQAEIGVSSAMAAGALCELMGGTPDQVLMAAEIAMEHHLGLTCDPIGGLVQIPCIERNTMGAIKAINAAELALETDAKNAKVSLDKVIDTMWQTAKDMNSKYKETSEGGLAIAVNMADC is encoded by the coding sequence ATGGAAGAATGTATCTCAGTTTTTGATATGCTGAAAATTGGTGTTGGACCATCAAGTTCACATACACTTGGCCCTTGGCGTGCGGCTGAACGTTTCTTAAACGAACTGAGAAGTGAATATGACATCAATGCGGTAAAAAGAGTAAAAGTTGATTTATACGGTTCTCTTTCATTAACAGGAAAAGGGCATGCAACTGATTTGGCCATTATGCTCGGACTAAGCGGTCAGGATCCGGAATACATCCCTATCCAAGATATTGACGGAATTATCAAATCGATTGAAGCAAAAAACGAAATCCATTTGGGAAACCAAATCCAAATTCCTTTTTATTTTCTTCAAGACATTGTTTTCAATAAAAACTTTCTTCCTTTCCACGCCAATGGATTAACTTTTACAGCTTATTTCAGTGATGAAATCGAATACAGTTCCACCTTTTATTCTATAGGAGGAGGATTTGTTGTCAAAGAAGAACGTGAAAATGCCCAAAAGAAAATTGCTATAAAATGTGCATTCCCCTTCCCTATCAATAAAGCCACAGAGCTTTTAGCCTATTGCACAAAAGAAAATAAATTAATTTCCGAAATCGTTTACGATAACGAAAAATCAATGCGTCCCGAGGCAGAGATTCACCATGAATTAATGCGCATTTGGAATACCATGTTGGAATGCATGTATATCGGTTGTCATTCCGAAGGCATACTTCCAGGCGGTTTACATGTGCGTAGGCGCGCTTTTGACATGCATCAAAATTTGATTGGTTTGGCAAATTACACCAATCCTCAAGAATGGCTGGAAGAAATTAGAAAAACCGAAGTTAAATTTCGTCAGATTCTAAAATGGGTAAGCTGTTTTGCATTGGCGGTAAACGAAGTAAATGCAGCTTTAGGACGAGTAGTAACTGCTCCAACAAACGGAAGTGCCGGAGTAATTCCTTCGGTTTTAATGTACTATTTGGTTATTGAAAACCATCAAGCCGGGGAAAAAGAAATCAAACAATTTCTAATGGTCGCTGGGGAAATAGGCAGTATTTTCAAGAAAGGCTCAACAATTTCTGCAGCAATGGGTGGATGTCAAGCCGAGATTGGTGTTTCAAGCGCTATGGCTGCGGGTGCTTTATGCGAATTGATGGGAGGAACTCCAGATCAAGTATTAATGGCTGCCGAAATTGCCATGGAGCATCACTTGGGTTTAACATGCGATCCAATTGGCGGTTTGGTGCAAATTCCTTGCATCGAAAGAAATACCATGGGTGCCATAAAAGCAATTAATGCCGCCGAACTTGCCTTGGAAACTGATGCCAAAAACGCTAAAGTATCTCTTGATAAAGTAATTGACACCATGTGGCAAACAGCCAAAGACATGAATTCCAAATACAAAGAAACCTCCGAAGGCGGACTGGCAATTGCCGTGAATATGGCAGATTGTTAG
- the arsC gene encoding arsenate reductase (glutaredoxin) (This arsenate reductase requires both glutathione and glutaredoxin to convert arsenate to arsenite, after which the efflux transporter formed by ArsA and ArsB can extrude the arsenite from the cell, providing resistance.) yields MIQIYHNQRCGKSRNCLLLLKESNKEIEIINYLNTPPSAAELTTLLQKLNLTPIELVRQKEAIWIENFKAKTLTENEIIQAMVENPILIERPIVVNGNKAIIGRDLEKVIPFI; encoded by the coding sequence ATGATACAAATATACCACAATCAACGTTGCGGAAAATCAAGAAACTGCTTACTCCTTTTGAAAGAATCCAATAAAGAAATTGAAATCATCAATTATCTCAACACTCCACCAAGCGCAGCTGAATTGACCACGCTACTTCAAAAACTGAATCTAACACCAATAGAATTAGTACGTCAAAAAGAAGCTATCTGGATAGAAAATTTCAAAGCAAAAACATTGACTGAAAATGAAATCATTCAGGCGATGGTTGAAAATCCAATTCTTATTGAACGACCAATAGTGGTTAATGGAAATAAAGCAATTATCGGCCGGGATTTAGAGAAGGTAATTCCATTCATATAG
- a CDS encoding AMP-binding protein, with the protein MDNTVTYKNVHNHFKLNGFHLTKEDLCRIAYSFIKEGEDFEQSVGDFLLDWFDDKPYIDMYTSGTTGNPKSIRIEKDAMVKSAIATGDFFDLQPGNRVLHCLPANYVAGKMMFVRSFILGLDMDFVPPSSHPLEHNDQKYDFAAMVPLQAKNSIDKLSNIKKIIIGGVKIHKSLEQELIKLPVDIYETYGMTETITHIAAKKVGVEAFTTLPHVTVSVNENQCLEIVAKNIGNEKIVTNDIVKLISDNQFIWLGRFDNVINSGGIKIMPEQVEAKLSTLIPRRYFVNGEPDETLGEKVVLYVEGSPMDIDHSVFDVLDKYEKPKEIVFIPKFKETATGKIMREESKNIAV; encoded by the coding sequence ATGGATAATACAGTAACATACAAGAATGTGCACAACCATTTTAAATTAAATGGATTTCATTTGACAAAAGAAGATTTATGCAGAATAGCTTATAGTTTTATAAAAGAAGGAGAAGATTTTGAGCAGTCGGTTGGTGATTTTTTATTGGACTGGTTTGATGACAAACCATATATCGATATGTACACTTCAGGCACAACAGGAAATCCTAAATCCATTAGGATTGAGAAAGATGCAATGGTTAAATCAGCTATAGCAACTGGAGATTTTTTTGATCTTCAACCTGGGAATAGAGTTTTGCATTGTTTGCCTGCTAATTATGTTGCGGGCAAAATGATGTTTGTCCGTTCTTTTATCTTAGGTTTGGATATGGATTTTGTGCCGCCAAGCTCTCATCCTTTAGAACATAATGATCAAAAGTATGATTTTGCCGCTATGGTGCCGCTCCAAGCCAAGAATTCAATTGACAAATTATCGAATATTAAAAAGATAATAATTGGTGGAGTAAAAATTCATAAATCATTGGAACAGGAATTGATTAAATTACCAGTCGATATTTATGAAACCTATGGAATGACAGAAACAATTACGCATATTGCTGCCAAGAAAGTTGGAGTGGAAGCTTTTACCACATTGCCGCATGTAACAGTTTCTGTTAACGAGAATCAATGTTTGGAAATTGTGGCCAAAAATATTGGAAACGAAAAAATTGTTACCAATGATATCGTAAAATTGATTTCGGATAATCAGTTTATCTGGTTGGGACGTTTTGATAACGTAATCAATAGTGGAGGAATAAAAATTATGCCCGAGCAAGTGGAGGCTAAATTATCTACGCTAATACCAAGACGCTATTTTGTGAATGGAGAGCCAGATGAAACTTTGGGAGAAAAAGTTGTTCTTTATGTTGAAGGTTCACCAATGGATATTGACCATTCTGTATTTGATGTTTTGGATAAATATGAAAAACCGAAAGAAATTGTTTTTATTCCTAAATTTAAAGAAACGGCTACCGGTAAAATTATGAGAGAAGAAAGCAAAAATATAGCTGTGTAA
- a CDS encoding DoxX family protein: MNNVKTLNKWANAHTYLPVDLLRMALGVFLFIKGVYFFSNIQYLADLLSPIDQIDHIGGGMFLIHYIAPAHLIGGILIFFGLLTRWAIISQLPILICAIIINFMGHMHHQNLLLAILTLAVCIFFLIYGSGKNSADYFFKMQK; encoded by the coding sequence ATGAACAATGTAAAAACCTTAAATAAGTGGGCAAATGCACATACTTATTTACCTGTTGATTTATTACGAATGGCTCTTGGTGTGTTTTTATTTATAAAAGGAGTCTATTTTTTTTCAAACATCCAATATTTAGCTGATTTATTATCACCAATAGACCAAATAGACCATATTGGAGGCGGTATGTTTCTAATTCATTATATAGCGCCAGCACATTTAATCGGTGGTATTTTAATTTTCTTTGGCTTATTGACACGCTGGGCCATTATATCACAATTACCTATTTTGATTTGCGCCATTATTATTAACTTTATGGGACATATGCATCACCAAAATTTACTATTAGCAATACTAACACTAGCCGTATGCATATTTTTTCTAATCTATGGCAGCGGAAAAAATTCGGCAGATTATTTTTTTAAAATGCAAAAATAA
- a CDS encoding response regulator has translation MNNSAQILVIDDEIQIRKLLEITLNSNDYRTIFAVNAKEGLSMVANHQPDLVILDLGLPDEDGQVVLKRLREWYNNPIIILTVKSAEEEIVKALDNGANDYLTKPFRTQELLARIRTALRNLGANDSEPIIEFGAVSIDFASRIVRLYNEILKLTTTEYNLLSIFIKNEGRVLTHQYLLKQVWGNSYADQTQYLRVFVAQLRKKIEVDPNHPKFIITESGVGYRFNTS, from the coding sequence ATGAATAATAGTGCTCAAATATTAGTCATTGATGATGAAATTCAAATTAGAAAACTACTTGAAATCACGTTGAATTCAAATGACTATAGAACAATTTTTGCCGTCAATGCAAAAGAAGGATTGTCTATGGTAGCAAATCATCAGCCGGATTTGGTTATTCTTGATTTAGGTTTGCCTGATGAAGACGGACAAGTTGTTTTGAAACGATTACGCGAATGGTATAACAATCCAATTATTATTTTAACGGTGAAAAGTGCCGAAGAAGAGATCGTAAAAGCGCTTGATAATGGAGCCAATGATTATTTGACCAAACCGTTTCGTACTCAAGAATTATTAGCTAGAATCCGAACTGCTTTGCGAAATTTGGGTGCTAATGATTCAGAACCAATTATCGAGTTTGGTGCTGTTTCTATAGATTTTGCTTCCAGAATAGTGAGGCTGTATAATGAAATTCTGAAACTCACAACGACTGAATACAATTTGCTTTCTATTTTTATAAAAAATGAGGGACGAGTATTAACCCATCAATATTTACTGAAACAGGTTTGGGGAAACAGTTATGCCGACCAAACGCAATACCTACGTGTTTTTGTCGCTCAACTTCGAAAGAAAATTGAAGTAGACCCCAATCATCCTAAATTTATTATCACAGAATCCGGTGTAGGATACCGGTTTAACACTAGTTAA